The following are encoded in a window of Cataglyphis hispanica isolate Lineage 1 chromosome 21, ULB_Chis1_1.0, whole genome shotgun sequence genomic DNA:
- the LOC126857372 gene encoding CCR4-NOT transcription complex subunit 1 isoform X2 — MNLDSLSFTLSQISYLVANLSKKNYEDSCQEISVLVQWHGLEADRHFLRCLISCVDFSKGELLELSAKDYFQAKLLKQECNSLLSKPSFISNLCFAIDNPLHHQKSLNPSPKFFVNLKKTLGLTLVQEVAFAIALQHSENTEIRLLALEHTQKQLPELIKNYINSETSNKHHEGGLHDSLPQVLQLILGQVFHTSNPYNLPVEAKEKFLQNLRRDFPRELVPVVLAPFLYPGDGETPQFKIEFNMAVNQMDNNTLVELIMELGYSFTSSVDECRSALAGLGAREISPTCVARVLAHMARSCSNLDDAGGLQSFWGNSASQDSNKEKPSDSTMPTTWNVEVFIQTLKEMQSTLSWNDVIVKLDYAEFIIKDRQGLSLLITGLKLGLQHQGYPPDMFPVELFYRHWDNVEGQFSLIQQILKCPDIFCFADYPYHSVTVDVLKAAPESDSKEGQTWRSLNIVELLLHMAERGLYNSVQEIFKWPVQHCPDVLVLALLQINPPLTLLRQELFTTLLPIFLGNHPNSAVILHHAWHANNTKIKTIIMHAMADWYTRGDHDQTRLSRILDVAQDLKALSALLNSQSFPFVIDLACLASRREYLKLEKWLTDKIRDHGEVFVAACVKFLQRRCPQVMGPGIKEDPTVPKASQLPQETLTTILACLQVCAGSVSQELSDLIMAMVQNCSLMLSKSTMNRPPPPGVLRHRGLEPFNPATLGNQLFSSKQVDPLGNLSSSLATMGLGTGLGPPSSSAFNLPGALGPLVSAPGSPSRLMGPSPSPFPILPLSSQLHSGPVGTQGPSVLPSGTIGGLGRLGPPTSIEKARIPETSNLFPDMGQNVSKEVEDEANSYFQRIYNHPPHPTLSIDEVLDMLKKFQDSGIRREREVFNCMLRNLFEEYRFFPQYPEKELQITAQLFGGIIERGLVNSYMTLGLALRFVLDALKKPEASKMYYFGITALDRFKNRLKDYQTYCEHVRQIQHFNEFPQHLIEYIEYGLQGQEPPSRPQGPVLPKTLAAMLATPVTTPYKTMTTTTITTSTTQAKPSTTPTASLSTRPSMPSVANATNIDTLLVATDKEEKITTPPEALQDKTAFIFNNLSQLNLQQKCDEIREIVTEEYWPWMAQYLVMKRASIELNFHALYSNFLDCIKLPEVNKKVTRETFRNIKVLLRSDKGIANFSDRSLLKNLGHWLGMLTLGRNKPILQIDIDLKSLLVEAYHKGQQELLYVVPFVAKVLESCAKSRVFRPPNPWTMAIMNVLAELHQEPDLKLNLKFEIEVLCKNLSIDVGELKPIIYLKDPEKLRNLEYQLSHPNKKSETTSTQQQSQGPIEELVGTTTSGGAVINPQSAPPANTTPSLPTGGAPEPRFNYMDITVTSIANISQHITINNQLPLFQTHPHLKQFVRPAVERAIQEWIHPVVDRSIKIALTTSEQIVKKDFALDPEELRIRTAGRNMVRNLTAGMAMITCRDQILASISTNLKQALLSALISTTPQQKELTDQAANVVAADNMELACAFVQKTAIEKAIPEMDKRLLSEMELRKIARQEGRRYCDPLAKYQAERMPEQIRLKVGGVTPQQMAVYEEFARNIPGFLPLSERDTQALFMPKPINETPVTTFTPNSAVAVATAQQVAAYAAAVSNDEVGAMLEKLAAEAEVLLAAVGPAASPAQHATFHSLLESIILTRRSRDAGAAMTLLKKAVEGLLDGHFLSNNVIESENLIQRYRELHLRILKCLQDPRAYGMQWTNKHVTRCLTECREEFRYNFEAVDYLIRSHLISLPQYDVALAQAMEAGNAMATAFAMQLVQLYLIDERQATHVTETDLFHTIEILARMAHHRTPPEGILLFRLTSLVDSLRANHDSGVLVDRAPAGPTAHIHSGILQARDFDDPPGLMEKTEYLLREWVQMHHSPQHARDPTKAFSIFVHQMNIHGILKTDDLITRFFKLSTQMCVDLCYRALSETATAPSIMRAKCFHSLDAFVRLVALLVKHSGDATNTHTKINLLNKVLGIVAGVLLQDHEIRGTDFQQLPYHRIFIMLFLELCAPEPVLEAVNFQVLTAFCHTLHILRPAKASGFCYAWLELVSHRVFIGRMLAITPQQKCWGMYAQLLIDLFKYLAPYLRNAELAKPVTSLYKGTLRVLLVLLHDFPEFLCDYHYGFCDVIPPNCIQMRNLILSAFPRNMRLPDPFTPNLKVDMLQEIAHAPRVLTNFASTIQPLNFKKELDSYLKARAPVTFLSELRSNLQVSQEAGVRYNIQLMNALVLYVGTQAIAFIRSKGHAPNMSTIAHSAHMDIFQNLAVDLDTEGRYLFLNAIANQLRYPNSHTHYFSCTLLYLFAEANTEAIQEQITRVLLERLIVNRPHPWGLLITFIELIKNPTYKFWSHEFVHCAPEIEKLFESVARSCMVQKQVPTTETEIPE, encoded by the exons ATGAACCTGGACTCGTTGTCTTTTACTTTGTCACAAATCAGTTATTTGGTTGCGAATTTGAGTAAGAAAAATTACGAGGATAGCTGTCAAGAGATATCGGTC TTGGTGCAGTGGCATGGTCTGGAAGCAGATCGACATTTCTTGCGCTGTCTGATTTCGTGCGTTGACTTTTCCAAGGGTGAGTTGTTGGAGTTGAGcgcaaaagattattttcaagCAAAGTTGCTGAAACAAGAGTGCAACAGTTTACTGAGCAAACcttcttttatatctaatcTGTGCTTTGCTATAGATAATCCTTTACATCATCAAAAG tcATTGAATCCCTCTCCAAAgttttttgtcaatttaaagaaaactcTCGGCTTAACCTTGGTGCAGGAAGTTGCATTTGCGATTGCGTTACAACATTCGGAAAACACAGAAATCCGTTTGTTAGCTTTAGAGCATACTCAGAAGCAGTTGcctgaattaataaaaaattatataaactccGAGACGAGCAACAAACATCACGAGGGTGGTCTACACGATTCTTTGCCTCAAGTTcttcaattgatactcggtcagGTTTTTCATACCAGCAATCCTTATAATTTACCCGTCGaggcgaaagaaaaatttcttcaaaatcttCGGCGCGATTTTCCCCGTGAATTGGTACCAGTGGTGTTAGCACCATTCTTGTATCCAGGAGACGGGGAAACACCACAGTTCAAGATCGAATTCAACATGGCTGTCAATCAAATG gatAACAATACTCTAGTGGAGTTGATTATGGAATTAGGATATAGCTTTACCAGTAGTGTGGACGAATGTCGATCGGCATTGGCGGGTTTAGGCGCGAGGGAAATATCGCCGACATGCGTTGCTCGTGTGTTGGCGCATATGGCACGTAGTTGTAGCAACCTCGACGATGCTGGTGGTTTGCAATCGTTTTGGGGTAATTCGGCCTCGCAGGACTCGAATAAGGAAAAGCCTTCAGACAGTACCATGCCCACGACATGGAACGTCGAAGTATttattcaaactttaaaagaaATG CAATCTACATTATCTTGGAACGATGTCATAGTAAAGTTAGACTATgcagaatttattatcaagGATAGACAAGGTTTAAGCTTATTGATTACGGGTCTCAAATTAGGTCTCCAACATCAGGGATATCCGCCTGACATGTTTCCCGTCGAGCTATTCTATCGACACTGGGATAATGTAGAGGGTCAATTTTCTTTGATTCAACAGATTCTCAAGTGTccagatatattttgtttcgcCGATTATCCGTATCATTCGGTAACTGTCGATGTATTGAAGGCAGCTCCTGAGAGCGATAGCAAAGAGGGACAAACATGGCGATCACTGAATATAGTCGAATTGCTTCTACATATGGCCGAGAGAGGCTTATATAATTCTGTACAGGAAATATTTAAGTGGCCGGTCCAACACTGTCCGGACGTGCTCGTCTTGgcgttattacaaataaatcctCCGCTCACATTACTGAGACAGGAACTCTTTACCACATTATTGCCGATCTTCCTCGGCAATCATCCAAATTCTGCTGTGATACTGCATCACGCATGGCATGCCAATAATACTAAGATAAAGACAATTATAATGCATGCCATGGCAGATTGGTATACACGCGGTGATCATGATCAAACAAGATTGTCTCGAATTTTGGATGTTGCACAAGATTTAAAGGCTCTTTCTGCCTTACTCAATTCACAATCTTTTCCATTCGTCATTGACCTCGCCTGTTTGGCGTCTCGACGAGAGTATTTGAAACTGGAAAAATGGCTGACAGATAAAATCAGAGATCACGGAGAAGTTTTCGTTGCCGCGTGCGTCAAGTTCCTGCAACGACGATGTCCTCAAGTCATGGGTCCTGGTATAAAGGAAGATCCTACAGTTCCCAAAGCGAGTCAGTTACCGCAGGAAACGCTTACTACAATATTAGCTTGTTTACAAGTTTGCGCTgg GAGTGTCTCTCAAGAACTTTCGGACTTAATAATGGCGATGGTGCAGAATTGCAGTCTAATGTTGAGTAAGAGCACTATGAACAGACCACCACCGCCGGGAGTTTTGAGACATCGAGGATTAGAACCGTTTAATCCAGCAACTTTGGGAAACCAG TTATTTTCCTCTAAACAAGTGGATCCCCTTGGAAATCTTAGTTCGAGTCTCGCTACTATGGGCCTCGGCACGGGTCTCGGACCTCCGAGTAGTTCCGCATTTAATTTGCCCGGCGCTCTAGGACCTCTAGTTTCGGCACCCGGCTCTCCTTCGCGACTCATGGGACCTTCTCCGAGTCCGTTTCCAATACTGCCCTTATCCTCGCAACTACACTCGGGTCCGGTTGGTACTCAGGGACCGTCCGTACTTCCTAGTGGTACGATAGGTGGATTGGGACGTCTCGGACCACCGACCAGCATCGAGAAAGCAAGAATTCCGGAAACGTCGAATCTATTCCCGGATATGGGTCAAAATGTATCTAAAGAGGTCGAAGACGAGGCAAACAGCTATTTTCAACGTATTTACAATCATCCGCCACATCCGACTTTGTCGATCGACGAGGTGCtcgatatgttaaaaaaatttcaagattccGGTATTCGACGGGAGAGAGAAGTGTTTAATTGTATGTTGCGAAATTTATTCGAGGAGTATAGATTTTTCCCGCAATATCCGGAAAAAGAACTGCAGATAACGGCACAATTGTTTGGTGGAATTATCGAGAGAGGTCTGGTCAATAGTTACATGACTCTCGGATTGGCGCTAAGATTTGTCCTCGATGCACTCAAGAAACCGGAGGCTAGCAAAATGTACTATTTTGGCATAACGGCCCTGGATCGATTCAAGAATCGTTTGAAAGATTATCAAACATATTGCGAACATGTTAGACAGATTCAGCATTTCAACGAATTCCCGCAGCATCTGATAGAGTATATAGAATACGGATTGCAAGGACAGGAGCCGCCATCGAGACCTCAAGGTCCAGTTCTTCCGAAAACTTTGGCGGCTATGTTGGCGACCCCGGTTACGACTCCTTATAAGACCATGACTACGACTACCATCACAACCAGCACTACACAGGCGAAACCGTCCACGACTCCGACTGCATCTCTTTCGACCAGA CCCTCTATGCCTTCGGTCGCTAATGCAACTAATATCGATACGTTGCTCGTGGCGACagataaagaggaaaaaatcaCGACGCCGCCAGAAGCTTTACAGGACAAAACGGctttcattttcaataatcTCAGTCAGTTGAATCTGCAACAGAAATGCGACGAGATTCGCGAAATTGTTACGGAGGAATATTGGCCGTGGATGGCGCAATATCTTGTAATGAAACGTGCCAGTATAGAATTGAATTTTCATGCTCTATACTCGAATTTTTtggattgtataaaattacctGAGGTGAATAAAAAGGTCACGAGAGAGACATTTCGAAATATCAAG gtTCTCTTACGAAGCGATAAGGGAATAGCTAATTTCTCGGATCGATCCCTATTAAAGAATTTAGGACATTGGCTTGGAATGTTAACGCTCGGCAGAAATAAGCCTATTTTACAg ATAGACATAGATCTAAAAAGTTTACTCGTTGAAGCATATCACAAAGGGCAACAAGAACTACTTTATGTAGTGCCTTTTGTCGCAAAAGTACTTGAGAGTTGTGCGAAAAGTCGTGTTTTTCGTCCACCCAATCCCTGGACTATGGCGATTATGAATGTTTTAGCTGAATTACATCAGGAACctgatctaaaattaaatttaaagtttgagaTAGAGGTACTTTGCAAGAATCTGAGCATCGATGTTGGG GAACTGAAGCCAATCATTTATCTGAAAGATCCCGAAAAATTGCGTAATTTAGAATATCAATTATCGCATCCGAACAAGAAATCGGAAACTACTAGCACTCAACAACAATCTCAGGGCCCTATAGAGGAATTGGTCGGAACTACAACGAGCGGCGGCGCCGTTATCAATCCTCAATCAGCGCCACCCGCGAATACAACACCCTCGTTGCCGACTGGTGGCGCGCCTGAACCACGATTCAATTATATGGATATAACTGTAACAAGCATCGCCAATATATCGCAACACATTACTATCAACAATCAA TTGCCTCTATTCCAAACACATCCTCATCTGAAGCAGTTTGTTCGCCCAGCAGTCGAAAGAGCTATTCAAGAATGGATTCATCCTGTTGTCGATAGATCTATCAAGATAGCTCTTACAACTAGTGAGCAGATAGTGAAGAAGGATTTCGCATTGGATCCAGAAGAACTGCGGATACGGACGGCTGGACGTAACATGGTGCGCAATTTAACCGCTGGTATGGCTATGATCACGTGTCGCGATCAA ATTCTGGCATCCATCAGCACGAATTTAAAGCAAGCCTTGCTGTCGGCATTGATCAGTACGACTCCACAGCAGAAAGAGCTTACCGACCAAGCGGCGAATGTAGTTGCCGCTGATAACATGGAACTCGCATGTGCATTCGTACAAAAGACTGCTATCGAAAAAGCGATACCCGAGATGGACAAACGGCTACTGAGCGAGATGGAATTGCGAAAAATTGCTCGGCAAGAAGGCCGACGATATTGCGATCCTCTTGCCAAGTATCAAGCCGAACGGATGCCGGAGCAGATCCGATTGAAAGTTGGTGGTGTTACGCCACAGCAGATGGCCGTTTATGAAGAATTTGCCAGAAATATTCCAGGATTCCTACCGCTTTCCGAACGGGATACACAAGCACTTTTCATGCCGAAACCTATTAAT GAAACTCCCGTCACTACGTTCACGCCTAATTCGGCCGTGGCAGTCGCTACGGCGCAACAAGTAGCGGCTTACGCGGCGGCTGTTAGCAATGACGAGGTGGGCGCTATGTTGGAAAAACTGGCTGCGGAAGCGGAAGTCCTGTTGGCTGCTGTAGGACCTGCAGCATCTCCAGCGCAGCATGCTACCTTTCACAGCCTTCTGGAATCGATCATTCTGACCAGAAGATCAAGAGACGCCGGTGCCGCTATGacattattaaagaaa GCAGTCGAAGGTTTGCTGGATGGACATTTCCTTTCTAACAACGTCATCGAGTCGGAGAATCTTATACAACGTTACCGAGAACTGCATTTGCGGATCTTAAAATGTCTTCAGGATCCACGTGCGTACGGTATGCAATGGACTAATAAACACGTGACTCGTTGTCTAACCGAGTGCAGAGAagaatttcgatataattttgaagccGTGGATTATCTCATAAG GTCTCATTTAATCAGTCTTCCGCAATACGATGTAGCTCTAGCGCAGGCTATGGAGGCAGGAAACGCCATGGCAACAGCATTCGCCATGCAATTGGTTCAGCTCTATTTGATTGACGAAAGACAAGCGACTCATGTTACCGAGACTGACTTATTTCACACAATTGAAATATTGGCTCGAATGGCACACCATAGAACACCACCGGAAGG AATCTTACTCTTTAGATTAACAAGTCTAGTAGATTCATTGCGTGCCAATCACGATTCTGGTGTACTGGTGGACAGAGCTCCAGCAGGACCTACGGCACACATTCATTCTGGAATCCTGCAG GCTCGCGATTTTGATGATCCACCGGGGTTAATGGAAAAGACGGAATATCTATTGCGCGAATGGGTACAGATGCATCATAGTCCGCAGCATGCACGTGATCCTACCAAAGCGTTCAGCATATTTGTGCATCAAATGAATATACACGGAATCCTCAAGACCGATGACCTAattacaagattttttaagCTAAGCACTCAAATGTGTGTCGATCTTTGCTATCGCGCTCTCTCGGAAACCGCGACAGCTCCCTCGATCATGCGTGCTAAGTGCTTTCATTCCTTGGATGCGTTTGTACGTCTAGTGGCACTTTTAGTGAAGCATTCGGGCGACGCTACCAATACCCACACTAAGATCAATCTCTTGAACAAAGTGCTCGGTATCGTTGCCGGAGTACTGTTACAAGATCACGAGATACGCGGTACCGATTTCCAGCAATTACCGTATCACAGAATCTTCATCATGCTCTTCCTAGAACTGTGCGCGCCAGAACCGGTACTGGAGGCTGTCAATTTTCAAGTATTGACGGCCTTCTGTCACACCTTGCATATTCTACGTCCGGCGAAGGCATCCGGCTTCTGTTACGCCTGGCTGGAGTTGGTCTCGCATCGAGTCTTCATAGGACGTATGCTCGCTATTACGCCGCAGCAAAAATGCTGGGGTATGTATGCGCAACTTCTCATTGATTTGTTCAAGTACCTCGCGCCCTATCTCCGTAACGCGGAGCTTGCAAAGCCCGTGACAAGCCTTTACAAGGGCACATTGCGAGTGTTGTTGGTACTTTTGCACGACTTTCCCGAATTTCTCTGCGATTATCACTACGGATTTTGCGACGTGATACCGCCAAACTGCATACAAATGAGAAATCTGATATTGAGTGCTTTCCCAAGAAACATGCGCTTGCCCGATCCGTTTACACCGAATCTAAAGGTCGACATGCTTCAAGAAATAGCACACGCTCCGCGTGTTCTTACCAATTTTGCGTCCACGATACAGCCGTTGAACTTCAAGAAAGAACTCGATTCTTATCTAAAAGCTCGTGCGCCAGTCACCTTCCTGTCCGAGCTGCGCAGCAATCTGCAAGTGTCGCAAGAGGCTGGTGTACGTTACAACATTCAGTTAATGAATGCTCTGGTGCTCTATGTGGGTACGCAGGCTATAGCGTTTATTCGCAGCAAGGGCCACGCTCCCAATATGTCCACCATCGCGCATTCCGCACACATGGACATCTTCCAGAATCTAGCGGTCGATCTCGACACCGAGGGTCGTTACTTGTTCCTGAACGCCATTGCGAACCAGCTACGATATCCCAACAGTCACACCCATTATTTCAGCTGTACGCTTCTCTACCTGTTTGCCGAAGCGAACACGGAAGCGATACAAGAACAAATCACGAGGGTTCTCCTCGAAAGATTGATTGTTAACAGACCACACCCATGGGGTCTTCTCATCACTTTCATCGAATTGATCAAGAATCCGACTTATAAATTCTGGTCGCACGAATTTGTACATTGCGCGCCGGAAATTGAAAA ATTGTTCGAATCCGTAGCAAGATCGTGTATGGTCCAGAAACAGGTGCCTACCACGGAGACGGAGATCCCGGAGTGA